Proteins encoded within one genomic window of Pedobacter africanus:
- a CDS encoding FecR family protein, with protein sequence MSSEKRKHTLEGSSTFQETILTHLNDPENPLLLAEVTRIRQLSAANEQEFQDVKKIWDLAASTGRLEDIDEAESISKLKAKLVPDVQTKRRSIYTWLGAAAAILAVLTLGILLWPGTQSKKTGLPTASVKKDIAPGGNRAVLKLANGTEIVLDGHATGLLASEGNTKISKTKDGMLIYDASEQSTATAGVADEPRINTLITPSGGQYMLVLPDRSKVWLNAESSISYPSVFTGAERNVTVVGEAYFEVAKDKQHPFTVKAGAAEVRVLGTHFNIMSYASEGQTQISLAEGSVRVDLGNDSRVLSPGQQALIKTGTNRIILRDIDIDEAIDWKNGLFQFDNTPIDQVMRQIRRWYNVDVVYQGVKPDIYFTGMVSRSNNVSKILELIEEAGGVNFEIGDKQIIVKTSKRR encoded by the coding sequence CTATTTTAACGCATTTAAATGATCCGGAAAATCCTCTTTTGTTGGCGGAAGTAACCCGGATAAGACAGTTGTCGGCAGCCAACGAACAGGAGTTTCAGGATGTAAAGAAGATATGGGATCTTGCAGCCAGTACAGGTCGTTTGGAGGATATTGATGAAGCGGAGTCTATCTCAAAATTAAAAGCAAAACTGGTACCGGATGTTCAGACAAAAAGGAGAAGTATTTATACCTGGCTGGGTGCTGCTGCCGCGATATTGGCAGTGCTAACTTTGGGCATCTTATTATGGCCCGGTACACAAAGCAAAAAGACAGGCTTACCCACGGCCAGCGTAAAAAAGGATATCGCCCCGGGTGGCAACAGGGCTGTGCTAAAGCTGGCAAACGGTACTGAAATTGTACTGGACGGGCATGCTACAGGCTTGCTGGCAAGCGAAGGCAATACAAAGATCAGTAAAACCAAAGACGGGATGTTAATTTATGATGCAAGCGAACAATCCACGGCAACTGCCGGAGTTGCAGATGAGCCGCGCATCAACACCCTGATTACCCCAAGCGGGGGGCAATATATGCTGGTTTTACCAGACCGGAGTAAAGTCTGGTTAAATGCAGAGTCTTCTATTTCTTATCCCTCTGTTTTTACCGGAGCAGAAAGAAATGTTACTGTTGTAGGTGAAGCTTATTTTGAGGTTGCCAAAGATAAACAGCATCCTTTTACAGTTAAAGCGGGAGCTGCCGAGGTGAGGGTATTGGGCACACATTTCAATATCATGTCGTACGCCAGCGAGGGGCAAACGCAGATCTCCCTGGCCGAAGGCTCTGTGCGTGTTGACCTGGGTAACGATTCCCGGGTTTTATCTCCGGGGCAGCAGGCATTGATAAAAACAGGCACCAACCGGATCATTCTAAGGGATATCGATATTGACGAAGCCATAGACTGGAAGAACGGGTTGTTCCAGTTCGACAATACACCTATAGACCAGGTAATGAGACAGATCAGAAGGTGGTACAATGTAGATGTAGTATATCAGGGCGTTAAACCTGATATCTATTTCACCGGAATGGTGTCAAGAAGTAATAATGTCTCGAAAATACTGGAACTGATAGAAGAAGCCGGAGGGGTGAATTTCGAGATTGGCGATAAACAAATTATTGTGAAAACTAGCAAAAGGAGGTAA
- a CDS encoding DUF4302 domain-containing protein yields MKKIFILGLFALLIMQACKKDQQELIDGKRPEERVAETMEKYSKELVGSPQGWVARIKTNLIEGDYSFYMEFGESSRVKMWADYAPDAAESTYRLKYVMAPSLIFDTYSTLHLLQDPNPDSFDGVYAEGYGSDFEFEIREQVGDTIKLIGKKRLAELVLVKATAADKAFYTSVVTNLNTYTDEHPYLYIPDPNDNTNRIQVSVNADVQTRTISLTSLQSGVVKSESAKFIYDTKTGLKLTSPLAYNGLTIVAVNWDNANSKLYLVTSTGTKIEVLVSGVPIMPLHLVLGTNYVNVIVPKATTYGGWSANFVTRRATAATEVGRFSLGGVPLVLDRIVFVFNGAAKTINLVVLTTYGANTLQLPYPYTYTKTANGIYKFTALPASGNSAALQAALNTLLRDRINVDTFTIDYFADPATGQVLGQFKSIEHPDFTFTGSLQ; encoded by the coding sequence ATGAAAAAAATATTTATACTAGGCCTTTTTGCATTATTAATAATGCAGGCCTGTAAAAAGGATCAGCAAGAGCTGATCGATGGCAAAAGGCCCGAAGAACGGGTAGCCGAAACAATGGAGAAGTACAGTAAGGAACTGGTTGGTAGCCCACAGGGTTGGGTTGCCCGTATCAAGACTAACCTTATTGAGGGTGATTATAGCTTTTATATGGAATTTGGTGAATCCAGCAGGGTAAAGATGTGGGCAGATTACGCTCCTGACGCCGCAGAGAGCACCTATAGACTTAAATACGTAATGGCTCCCTCTCTTATTTTTGATACTTATAGCACCTTACATTTATTACAGGATCCAAATCCTGACTCATTTGACGGGGTATATGCGGAAGGCTATGGTTCTGATTTTGAATTTGAAATCAGGGAACAGGTTGGAGATACGATAAAACTCATTGGTAAGAAGAGACTGGCGGAGCTTGTATTGGTTAAAGCAACTGCAGCTGACAAAGCTTTTTATACCAGTGTGGTTACTAACCTGAATACCTACACGGATGAACATCCTTACTTATATATTCCTGATCCAAACGACAATACCAATCGTATTCAGGTCTCTGTTAACGCAGATGTTCAAACCAGAACAATTTCTTTGACCTCCTTACAGAGTGGCGTAGTTAAAAGTGAAAGCGCGAAATTTATTTATGATACCAAAACCGGTTTAAAGCTCACTTCGCCTCTAGCATACAACGGACTTACTATTGTTGCGGTAAATTGGGACAATGCAAATAGTAAGTTGTACCTGGTTACCTCCACAGGGACCAAGATAGAAGTTCTGGTTTCTGGTGTGCCTATTATGCCTTTACATCTGGTTCTGGGTACTAATTATGTCAATGTGATTGTACCTAAAGCAACAACTTATGGTGGATGGAGTGCTAATTTCGTCACCAGAAGGGCTACAGCAGCAACTGAAGTAGGCAGGTTTTCACTTGGAGGAGTACCTTTGGTTCTTGATCGGATAGTTTTTGTATTTAACGGGGCAGCCAAAACCATTAACCTGGTAGTACTTACTACTTACGGCGCTAATACGCTTCAGTTGCCTTATCCTTACACTTACACTAAAACCGCAAATGGTATATATAAATTTACTGCACTTCCGGCCAGTGGAAATTCAGCAGCACTTCAAGCGGCTTTAAATACATTGCTTAGAGACCGCATTAATGTAGATACGTTTACTATCGATTATTTTGCAGATCCGGCAACAGGACAGGTATTAGGACAATTTAAGAGCATAGAACATCCCGATTTCACCTTTACAGGATCGTTGCAATAA
- a CDS encoding RagB/SusD family nutrient uptake outer membrane protein translates to MKAKRYIYLLAVLMVFSASGCKKFLEKSPDLRTQLNSKEKVAQLLVSAYPKAEYLSFTENASDNAEDKGPRVDYLSVSSEQAWTKAYLWEDFENGGEVAGSTDTYWNETYLAIASANTALQYINAHPEQTDLLPYKGEALLARAYAHFMLVSLYANIYKPGQANSDPGVPFVTDPEVTVSPQYKRGTVAEVYTKIEKDLTEGLPLINNSVYKTAPKYHFSQNSANAFAARFYLFKGDLPKVIEYTNKVLLTPDQAKTMLRPWNSTYAAMIASALETQFTKSSENSNLLLGEANSGWGRHFYIRYGLGRIITNTVLFGPNVSGGNYAYKATPYVEPYWSSNKFDELFFESKIGSGFGQPYVMVPLLTADELIMNRAEAYASSGQSDLALQDINTFLSTRISNYSASAHGVTLAKIAAYYGITDPKAGLIKTILDLKRAEFITEGLRWFDILRHDLTVKHNKLDANGASTTVELKPGDPRRVFQLPIPAQKAGLALNPR, encoded by the coding sequence ATGAAAGCAAAAAGATATATTTATTTACTGGCTGTCCTGATGGTCTTTTCGGCCTCCGGATGTAAAAAGTTTCTGGAAAAAAGTCCGGATCTAAGAACCCAGTTAAATTCAAAAGAAAAAGTTGCACAACTATTGGTATCGGCCTATCCTAAAGCAGAATACCTGTCGTTCACAGAGAACGCATCAGACAATGCTGAGGATAAAGGCCCTCGCGTAGATTACCTTAGTGTATCGTCCGAACAAGCTTGGACCAAAGCCTACCTGTGGGAAGACTTTGAGAACGGAGGTGAGGTAGCCGGTTCAACAGATACTTACTGGAATGAAACCTATTTAGCCATTGCTTCTGCAAATACAGCTTTACAATATATTAATGCCCATCCTGAGCAGACAGATCTGCTCCCGTATAAAGGAGAGGCGCTGTTGGCCAGGGCATACGCTCATTTCATGCTGGTAAGTTTATATGCCAATATTTACAAACCAGGTCAGGCCAATAGTGATCCTGGAGTGCCTTTTGTAACAGATCCTGAGGTTACTGTTTCCCCTCAATACAAAAGAGGTACAGTTGCCGAAGTTTATACAAAAATTGAAAAGGACCTGACCGAAGGCCTGCCATTGATCAATAATTCGGTTTACAAAACGGCACCAAAGTATCATTTCAGCCAGAATTCAGCCAATGCTTTTGCAGCACGGTTCTATTTGTTTAAAGGCGACCTTCCCAAGGTAATTGAGTACACTAACAAAGTATTACTTACACCCGATCAGGCAAAAACCATGCTAAGGCCTTGGAACAGCACTTATGCCGCTATGATAGCAAGTGCATTGGAAACGCAATTTACCAAGTCATCAGAAAATTCAAATCTACTCCTTGGTGAAGCAAATTCCGGTTGGGGCAGGCATTTCTATATCCGTTATGGTCTAGGTAGGATTATTACAAATACGGTTTTATTTGGCCCTAATGTTTCTGGGGGTAACTATGCTTACAAGGCTACCCCTTATGTAGAACCATATTGGTCAAGCAACAAATTTGATGAGCTTTTCTTCGAGAGCAAAATTGGATCAGGATTTGGGCAACCCTATGTTATGGTACCTCTGCTTACTGCTGATGAATTAATCATGAACAGGGCCGAAGCTTATGCTTCATCTGGTCAGTCTGACTTGGCTTTACAGGACATCAATACTTTCTTAAGCACAAGGATCAGCAATTATAGTGCATCTGCTCATGGGGTTACACTGGCAAAAATTGCCGCTTATTATGGTATTACAGATCCTAAAGCAGGTCTTATTAAAACCATTCTAGATCTCAAAAGAGCTGAATTTATAACAGAAGGTTTGCGCTGGTTTGATATCCTGAGGCATGATCTGACTGTAAAGCACAACAAGCTGGATGCCAACGGTGCAAGTACAACTGTCGAACTGAAGCCAGGCGATCCACGCCGTGTTTTCCAATTACCGATACCTGCACAAAAAGCAGGATTGGCACTTAATCCTAGATAA
- a CDS encoding SusC/RagA family TonB-linked outer membrane protein — translation MKLTAIIILALTFQAAASGFAQKVSISKRDASLKELFKEIRRQTGYDFIYNNEVIERAGTVNVQVKSKDLSEVLKNVFSLKRLTFSIEDKNIIVKVKDAVAERTINGKIVADEDGQPLPGVSIKVKGSVKSTSTNGNGEFSISVNDGDILVITMIGYTTQEVSTNGKNTVNVRLRQDTKALSEVVVTGYQELNRKLFTGSATKLKAVDAQRSGIQDVSRMLEGQVAGVSVQNVSGTFGAAPKIRIRGASSLNGDNKPLWVIDGIMLEDLVNISNEQLSSGDAATLIGSSVAGLNPDDIESFEILRDAAATAMYGARAMNGVVVVTTKKGRNTEGKPAISYSGNFTTYLKPNYNQFDIMNSADQMQVYLDMENKGWLRHSDVSKAANGGVYRKMYDLMYDYNPATDQFALRNDAPSRLQFLNRYANANTDWFDQLFRNSLMQDHSLSITAGTAKSKFYASTSFLHDNGWTVGDGVKRFTGNMRGNFDITDRLQIEILTQGSIRDQRSPGTVNKEDNEVLGQVDRDFDINPFNYALRASRTLTPYDQNGNREFFTQNYAPFNILQELENNSIQTTLIDLKIQGGLKYKILDGLKYSFTGAYRYVKSDREHSITEYSNAANAYRAYGNSNVIENNKFLYRDPSKPGSLPSIVLPEGGFYNVTSNGLVNYFMRHDIEYDKIFNKDHLFNVLGVVEMRANDRQDRFSNGIGYQFDNGGIPFINSDYYKQAIEANSYPYGMGRGYERFLSYAVKAAYSYKGKYSFNATGRYDGSNLLGESPTARWLPTWNVSGAWNMHEEDFFKKQNILSRATIRATYGLTASTANAKNSSMILRNQTARRKDDVDKETSIYIDGLENSELTWEKTYDTNLGFDLGFLKDRFSLSIDLYRRNGFDLIGLFPTAGIGGEGLKNANYADMKSKGIELTLNAKVINNTQFKWNTNLNFGYHKGEITRLDYDPDIFKLVTPTGGARLGYPQSALFSIVFDGLDHNTGVPTFIDENGNRNSKEVYFQSNNLQYLKYEGQVDPKFTGGFSNKFIYKDFTLSALVTFSAGNKVRLNPNFSDTYSDLTATSKDFLNRWTKPGDELFTNVPSIADKFVVGNFGSTEKPYNAYNYSTVRVADGGFARLKQVMLFYQLPKVWASAIGATNASVGLVGNNVWLIYSDKRLNGQDPEFFGTGGVAMPIPRQYTLSLKVGF, via the coding sequence ATGAAATTAACCGCTATTATTATCCTGGCGTTGACCTTCCAGGCAGCTGCATCCGGTTTTGCCCAGAAAGTCAGTATCTCCAAGCGGGATGCCAGTTTAAAAGAACTATTTAAAGAAATACGCCGGCAAACCGGTTATGACTTCATTTACAATAATGAGGTTATTGAACGTGCAGGAACCGTGAACGTTCAGGTAAAAAGCAAGGACCTATCTGAGGTGCTTAAAAACGTATTCAGCTTAAAACGTCTTACTTTCTCTATTGAAGATAAAAACATCATCGTTAAAGTAAAGGATGCTGTTGCCGAAAGAACAATTAATGGTAAAATTGTAGCCGATGAAGACGGACAGCCCTTACCAGGGGTATCAATTAAAGTTAAAGGCTCAGTAAAATCTACCTCTACCAATGGCAATGGAGAGTTTTCCATTTCAGTTAATGATGGGGATATCCTGGTCATAACCATGATCGGATATACCACCCAGGAGGTTTCTACCAACGGCAAGAATACCGTAAATGTTCGTTTGCGCCAGGACACCAAAGCGCTGTCTGAAGTGGTGGTTACAGGTTATCAGGAACTGAACAGAAAGCTCTTTACCGGATCAGCAACCAAGCTTAAAGCGGTAGATGCCCAAAGAAGCGGTATTCAGGATGTCAGCAGGATGCTGGAGGGCCAGGTAGCAGGAGTTTCTGTACAGAACGTTTCCGGTACTTTTGGTGCCGCACCTAAAATCCGTATACGTGGTGCCTCTTCGTTAAATGGCGACAATAAGCCCCTGTGGGTAATAGACGGTATCATGCTCGAAGATCTGGTTAACATCTCTAACGAGCAGCTGTCCAGCGGTGATGCTGCCACATTGATCGGCTCATCAGTTGCAGGATTAAACCCCGATGATATTGAGAGTTTTGAGATCCTGCGTGATGCTGCTGCTACTGCGATGTATGGTGCAAGGGCGATGAACGGGGTAGTGGTAGTAACCACAAAAAAAGGTAGAAATACAGAAGGCAAGCCTGCCATATCTTATTCAGGAAACTTTACCACGTATCTGAAACCAAATTACAACCAGTTCGATATCATGAACTCTGCCGATCAGATGCAGGTTTATTTAGATATGGAAAACAAAGGTTGGCTAAGACATTCGGATGTATCCAAAGCAGCAAATGGTGGCGTATATCGTAAAATGTACGATCTGATGTATGATTACAATCCGGCTACAGACCAGTTTGCTTTAAGAAATGATGCGCCAAGCAGGTTGCAGTTCCTGAACCGTTATGCCAATGCCAATACCGATTGGTTTGATCAGCTTTTTCGCAATTCTTTGATGCAGGATCACTCTTTAAGCATCACAGCAGGAACAGCAAAATCCAAGTTTTATGCATCAACCAGCTTTTTGCATGACAATGGCTGGACGGTAGGCGACGGCGTAAAGCGTTTTACAGGGAACATGCGTGGAAATTTCGACATCACCGATCGTTTGCAGATCGAAATTTTAACCCAGGGATCAATTCGTGACCAACGTAGCCCCGGAACTGTGAACAAGGAAGATAATGAGGTTTTAGGGCAGGTTGACAGGGACTTTGACATCAACCCTTTCAACTATGCATTAAGGGCCAGCAGAACCCTTACCCCTTACGACCAAAATGGCAACCGCGAGTTTTTTACCCAGAACTATGCGCCTTTTAACATCCTGCAGGAGTTAGAGAACAACAGCATACAAACTACATTGATAGACCTGAAAATTCAGGGGGGCTTAAAATATAAAATCCTTGACGGGCTTAAATATTCATTTACCGGAGCCTACAGGTATGTAAAGTCAGACAGGGAGCATAGCATTACCGAATATTCCAATGCAGCAAATGCATACCGTGCCTATGGCAACAGTAACGTAATTGAAAACAACAAATTCTTATACAGGGATCCATCCAAACCAGGCTCATTGCCAAGCATTGTACTGCCCGAAGGTGGTTTCTATAATGTAACCTCAAATGGTCTTGTAAATTACTTCATGCGTCATGACATAGAGTACGACAAGATATTCAATAAAGACCACCTCTTCAACGTTCTGGGTGTGGTAGAGATGCGGGCTAATGACAGGCAAGACCGTTTCAGCAACGGAATTGGTTATCAGTTTGATAACGGAGGAATACCATTTATCAATTCCGACTACTATAAGCAAGCCATTGAGGCCAACTCTTATCCTTACGGAATGGGCAGGGGCTACGAGCGTTTCCTTTCATATGCGGTTAAAGCAGCCTATTCCTACAAAGGAAAATACAGTTTCAATGCAACCGGACGTTACGATGGCTCTAACCTGTTGGGTGAATCGCCAACTGCAAGATGGCTGCCAACCTGGAACGTATCAGGAGCCTGGAATATGCATGAAGAAGATTTCTTCAAGAAACAGAATATCCTGAGCAGGGCTACAATAAGGGCAACTTATGGTTTAACTGCCAGTACCGCCAATGCAAAGAACTCAAGCATGATCCTGAGGAACCAGACGGCCAGAAGAAAGGATGATGTAGATAAGGAGACTTCCATCTACATTGATGGTCTGGAAAATTCAGAGCTTACCTGGGAGAAGACCTATGATACCAACCTTGGTTTCGACCTTGGGTTTTTAAAGGATAGGTTTTCACTTTCTATTGATCTTTACAGACGAAATGGATTTGACCTGATCGGCTTGTTCCCAACTGCAGGTATTGGTGGCGAAGGCCTGAAAAATGCCAACTATGCAGATATGAAATCCAAGGGTATTGAGCTTACCTTGAATGCCAAGGTGATCAACAATACCCAGTTCAAATGGAACACCAATTTAAATTTTGGTTACCACAAAGGAGAAATCACCAGGCTAGACTATGATCCGGATATTTTTAAACTGGTTACCCCAACAGGTGGCGCCAGACTGGGCTATCCGCAAAGCGCCTTGTTTTCTATCGTATTTGACGGGCTTGACCACAATACCGGTGTACCAACCTTTATTGATGAAAACGGCAATAGGAATTCCAAAGAGGTTTATTTCCAGAGCAATAATTTGCAGTACCTGAAATATGAAGGACAGGTGGATCCTAAATTTACAGGCGGTTTTTCCAATAAATTCATTTACAAAGACTTTACCTTGTCTGCCCTGGTAACTTTTAGTGCAGGGAACAAAGTCAGGTTAAACCCGAATTTCAGCGATACCTATTCTGACCTTACTGCAACATCGAAAGATTTTCTAAACCGATGGACCAAACCTGGTGATGAGCTGTTTACCAATGTGCCTTCAATTGCAGATAAATTTGTTGTGGGTAATTTTGGAAGTACCGAGAAACCTTATAATGCCTACAACTATTCCACTGTTCGTGTAGCCGATGGAGGTTTTGCCAGGTTAAAACAGGTGATGCTTTTTTATCAGTTGCCTAAGGTATGGGCTTCAGCCATAGGGGCTACCAATGCTTCTGTGGGGCTGGTAGGAAACAACGTTTGGTTAATTTATTCCGATAAGCGCTTAAACGGCCAGGACCCTGAATTTTTTGGCACTGGTGGTGTGGCGATGCCAATTCCACGTCAGTACACTTTGTCGTTGAAGGTTGGATTTTAA
- a CDS encoding substrate import-associated zinc metallohydrolase lipoprotein, which yields MKKIFLYLMLLLTVAVSCKKEGALNVDITKSNLDTYAKGTLDKWLEDNFLNPYNMEILYRFDRFQASIDKEIAPVKEEKVQPIMEGVQQIFIQPYLDVSSKAFLLPILPKEIALFGTGEYSDNQITLGTADAGRQINLYEVNDYDRNNVISVMGTPERPAAFHTMHHEFAHILHQNVPVPPGYEEISSNYVGSSWVGSGNSAATAKSLGFVTRYARNNKDEDFAEMIATLLVAGQDQFDAYVNTATDPTAITKLRKKEQVVVDYFKAAHGLDFRKLQAKVRTAIETYAPATIVPVPTRLSQGSFKGFTVDKNAASQGSEFVTAYNASIAAASAPAYASPVFPTFELVFTNPAVNRTDMILKFSDGAYAYWYNMTATITTGASGTIKLARAAQGTTAQYSNGTFLQVPMKPLLDYLTTKTFRVNWIESLVPGSRSSLLGFFDTSNSQLGFYGNIQR from the coding sequence ATGAAAAAGATTTTTTTATACCTGATGTTGTTGTTAACGGTCGCTGTATCCTGCAAAAAGGAAGGTGCACTGAATGTTGACATCACCAAGTCAAACCTGGATACCTATGCAAAAGGTACATTGGACAAATGGCTGGAAGATAATTTTTTAAATCCATATAACATGGAAATCCTGTACCGGTTTGACCGCTTTCAAGCCAGTATAGACAAGGAAATCGCTCCTGTAAAGGAAGAGAAAGTTCAACCGATTATGGAGGGGGTGCAGCAGATCTTTATCCAGCCTTATCTGGATGTTTCCAGTAAAGCATTTCTTTTGCCAATTCTCCCTAAAGAGATAGCACTTTTTGGTACCGGAGAGTATTCTGACAATCAAATTACGCTAGGTACAGCTGATGCGGGAAGGCAGATTAATCTGTACGAGGTAAATGATTACGATAGAAATAATGTAATAAGTGTAATGGGCACCCCAGAAAGGCCTGCCGCCTTTCATACCATGCACCATGAGTTTGCACATATCCTTCACCAGAATGTTCCGGTTCCTCCGGGCTATGAAGAGATATCTTCAAACTACGTGGGCTCATCTTGGGTAGGCTCTGGTAATTCGGCGGCAACTGCAAAGAGCTTAGGTTTTGTTACCCGTTATGCCCGCAATAATAAAGATGAAGACTTTGCAGAGATGATTGCTACTTTGCTGGTAGCCGGGCAGGATCAGTTTGATGCTTATGTAAATACAGCAACAGATCCTACGGCCATTACAAAACTGAGAAAAAAAGAACAGGTAGTGGTAGACTATTTTAAGGCTGCGCATGGACTTGATTTCAGGAAATTACAGGCAAAAGTAAGGACTGCAATCGAAACGTATGCCCCAGCTACAATCGTTCCTGTTCCTACCCGTTTATCGCAAGGCTCTTTCAAAGGTTTTACTGTTGATAAAAATGCAGCGAGCCAGGGTTCGGAGTTTGTTACAGCATATAATGCATCTATTGCAGCAGCAAGTGCTCCTGCATATGCCTCGCCGGTATTCCCAACATTTGAACTGGTATTTACGAATCCAGCAGTGAACAGGACAGACATGATCCTTAAATTTTCAGATGGCGCTTATGCTTATTGGTATAATATGACAGCTACAATTACTACAGGAGCGTCAGGGACCATTAAATTAGCAAGGGCAGCACAAGGCACAACAGCTCAGTATTCAAATGGGACATTTCTTCAAGTACCAATGAAGCCTTTGTTGGATTATCTTACCACAAAGACTTTCAGGGTAAACTGGATAGAAAGTTTAGTGCCAGGTTCCAGAAGTTCCCTGCTAGGATTTTTTGACACTTCAAATAGCCAATTGGGTTTTTATGGTAATATACAAAGATAG